A genomic region of Pseudomonas abietaniphila contains the following coding sequences:
- a CDS encoding MucB/RseB C-terminal domain-containing protein: MRAIPLVPLLLGGWLVLPVHADEAQDQLKRLAQAEQQQSFQGTFVYERNGSFSTHRIWHRVVDGKVREHLLQLDGSAQEVLRVDGVTQCVSGTLVAGVSNIPDSPAHAFDAAKLSAWYDMKVGGNSRVAGRPAVVVTLTPRDQHRYGIELHLDTQTGLPLKSLLLSDKGQLLERFQFTELDTDAPTDQMLQPSADCKPVEVVKAKVDAQKQQVAWRSDWLPPGFELSSAAARKDPDSKSLVTSLMYDDGLARFSVFIEPVSGAAVTDIRTQLGPTVAVSRRLTTPKGDAMVTVVGEIPIGTAERIALSMRNDGAAPASTKK, from the coding sequence ATGCGCGCCATCCCTCTAGTGCCGCTTCTGCTTGGTGGATGGCTGGTCCTTCCAGTTCATGCCGATGAAGCGCAAGACCAGCTGAAGCGTCTTGCGCAGGCAGAACAGCAGCAAAGCTTCCAGGGCACTTTCGTTTATGAACGCAATGGAAGCTTTTCCACTCATCGAATCTGGCATCGGGTTGTCGATGGCAAGGTTCGTGAACATCTTCTCCAGCTTGATGGCTCCGCCCAGGAAGTACTGCGCGTCGATGGGGTAACCCAGTGCGTCAGCGGCACCCTGGTGGCGGGCGTTTCGAATATCCCTGATTCCCCGGCGCATGCGTTCGATGCAGCGAAGCTGTCTGCGTGGTACGACATGAAGGTCGGAGGCAATTCCAGGGTGGCCGGTAGGCCTGCGGTCGTCGTGACGCTGACGCCGCGTGATCAGCATCGTTACGGCATCGAGTTGCATCTGGACACTCAAACCGGCCTGCCGCTTAAGTCGCTGCTGTTGAGCGACAAAGGGCAACTGCTTGAGCGCTTCCAGTTTACCGAGCTCGACACGGATGCACCGACTGATCAGATGTTGCAGCCGAGCGCCGATTGCAAGCCGGTCGAAGTCGTCAAGGCCAAGGTCGATGCGCAGAAGCAGCAGGTTGCATGGCGTTCAGACTGGTTGCCGCCAGGATTCGAGCTGAGCAGCGCCGCTGCGCGCAAAGATCCCGACTCCAAGTCGTTGGTCACCAGTCTCATGTATGACGACGGTCTGGCCCGCTTCTCGGTGTTCATAGAGCCTGTCAGCGGCGCCGCTGTCACTGACATCCGCACTCAGTTGGGGCCCACCGTGGCAGTGTCCCGTCGTTTGACGACACCGAAGGGTGACGCCATGGTGACGGTGGTCGGGGAAATCCCGATCGGTACTGCCGAGCGGATCGCACTGTCCATGCGCAACGACGGCGCCGCGCCTGCCTCGACCAAAAAGTAA
- the lepB gene encoding signal peptidase I: MSLNFPLLLVIAVFVCGLLALFDLIILAPRRRTAIANYEGSVSQPDVAVVEQLNKEPLLVEYGKSFFPVLFIVLVLRSFLVEPFQIPSGSMKPTLDVGDFILVNKFSYGIRLPVIDMKVIPVSDPARGDVMVFRYPSDPNVNYIKRVVGLPGDVIRYTNDKQLFVNGQMVAKQLIGSEPGTLGSAELYEEKLGEVQHQIRLEMSRYRAPPDHEWTVPAGHYFMMGDNRDNSNDSRYWDDPNIPKDELGMVPDKNIVGKAFAVWMSWPEPKLSHFPNFSRVGLIK; this comes from the coding sequence ATGTCACTAAATTTCCCGCTGTTGTTGGTCATCGCCGTGTTTGTCTGCGGCCTGCTGGCCTTGTTCGATCTGATCATACTGGCGCCGCGTCGGCGGACTGCGATAGCGAATTATGAGGGCAGCGTGAGCCAGCCGGACGTCGCTGTCGTCGAACAGCTGAACAAGGAGCCGTTGCTGGTCGAATACGGCAAGTCGTTCTTTCCCGTGTTGTTCATCGTGCTGGTGTTGCGCTCGTTTCTCGTCGAGCCCTTCCAGATTCCTTCGGGCTCGATGAAACCGACGCTGGATGTGGGCGATTTCATCCTGGTCAACAAGTTTTCCTACGGTATCCGTCTGCCGGTGATCGACATGAAAGTCATCCCGGTAAGCGACCCGGCGCGGGGCGACGTGATGGTCTTTCGCTACCCGAGCGACCCGAACGTCAACTACATCAAGCGTGTTGTAGGTCTGCCGGGCGACGTGATTCGCTACACCAATGACAAGCAACTGTTCGTCAATGGACAGATGGTTGCCAAGCAGCTGATTGGCTCCGAACCCGGTACATTGGGCAGCGCCGAGCTGTACGAAGAGAAGCTGGGTGAAGTCCAGCATCAGATCCGCCTGGAGATGAGCCGCTACCGCGCGCCGCCCGATCATGAGTGGACGGTTCCGGCCGGTCATTACTTCATGATGGGTGACAACCGCGACAACTCCAACGACAGCCGTTACTGGGATGACCCCAATATTCCCAAAGACGAGCTGGGCATGGTTCCCGACAAGAACATCGTCGGCAAGGCCTTTGCAGTGTGGATGAGCTGGCCTGAGCCGAAGCTCAGTCACTTCCCGAACTTCTCGCGAGTCGGGCTGATCAAGTAA
- the era gene encoding GTPase Era, with protein sequence MTDSTATRCGYVAIVGRPNVGKSTLLNHILGQKLAITSRKPQTTRHNMLGIKTEGDVQAIYVDTPGMHKGSDKALNRYMNKTASAALKDVDVVIFVVDRTKWTDEDQMVLERVQYVTGPLIVALNKTDRIEDKADLMPHLSWLQEQLPNAQIIPISAQQGHNLEALEKVIAEHLPENDHFFPEDQITDRSSRFLAAELVREKIMRQLGAELPYQITVEIEEFKQQGKTLHIHALILVERDGQKKIIIGDKGERIKRIGSDARRDMEVLFDSKVMLNLWVKVKGGWSDDERALRSLGYGDL encoded by the coding sequence ATGACTGATTCAACTGCAACACGCTGTGGCTATGTCGCCATCGTCGGCCGGCCAAACGTGGGCAAGTCGACGCTGTTGAACCACATTCTCGGCCAGAAACTCGCGATCACCTCGCGCAAGCCGCAGACCACCCGTCACAACATGCTGGGCATCAAGACCGAAGGCGACGTTCAGGCGATCTACGTCGACACCCCCGGCATGCACAAGGGCAGTGACAAGGCGCTCAACCGCTACATGAACAAGACCGCTTCGGCGGCGTTGAAAGACGTCGATGTGGTGATTTTCGTGGTGGACCGCACCAAGTGGACGGATGAAGACCAGATGGTGCTGGAGCGCGTGCAGTACGTGACCGGCCCGCTGATCGTCGCACTGAACAAGACTGACCGCATCGAGGACAAGGCCGACCTGATGCCGCACCTGTCCTGGTTGCAGGAACAACTGCCAAACGCGCAGATCATTCCGATTTCGGCGCAGCAGGGTCATAACCTGGAAGCGCTGGAGAAGGTGATTGCCGAGCATCTGCCCGAGAACGATCACTTCTTTCCGGAAGACCAGATCACTGATCGCAGCAGCCGTTTCCTGGCGGCGGAACTGGTTCGCGAGAAGATCATGCGTCAACTGGGCGCCGAGCTTCCGTACCAGATCACCGTCGAAATCGAAGAATTCAAGCAGCAGGGCAAGACCCTGCACATTCATGCGTTGATTCTCGTCGAGCGTGACGGCCAGAAGAAAATCATCATTGGCGACAAGGGCGAGCGCATCAAGCGCATCGGTAGCGATGCGCGCCGCGACATGGAAGTGCTGTTCGATTCCAAGGTCATGCTCAACCTGTGGGTCAAGGTCAAAGGCGGCTGGTCCGATGATGAGCGCGCCTTGCGTTCTCTGGGTTACGGCGACCTGTAA
- the rpoE gene encoding RNA polymerase sigma factor RpoE — protein MLTQEEDQQLVERVQRGDKRAFDLLVVKYQHKILGLIVRFVHDTHEAQDVAQEAFIKAYRALGNFRGDSAFYTWLYRIAINTAKNYLVSRGRRPPDSDVRSEDAEFYDGDHGLKDIESPERALLRDEIEGTVHRTIQLLPEDLRTALTLREFDGLSYEDIASVMQCPVGTVRSRIFRAREAIDKALQPLLQET, from the coding sequence ATGCTAACCCAGGAAGAGGATCAGCAACTGGTCGAGCGCGTACAGCGCGGCGACAAGCGAGCTTTTGATCTGCTAGTGGTGAAATATCAGCACAAAATTCTTGGGTTGATCGTGAGATTCGTCCACGACACCCATGAAGCTCAGGACGTTGCGCAAGAGGCTTTTATCAAGGCTTACCGTGCGCTTGGGAACTTCCGCGGCGACAGTGCGTTTTATACGTGGCTGTACCGTATCGCCATTAACACGGCGAAAAACTATCTGGTGTCGCGAGGTCGGCGACCGCCGGACAGCGATGTCAGATCTGAAGACGCGGAGTTCTACGACGGCGATCATGGCCTCAAGGACATCGAGTCGCCGGAGCGTGCATTGTTGAGGGATGAGATCGAAGGCACCGTCCATCGGACCATCCAGCTACTGCCAGAAGATTTGCGTACAGCTCTAACTTTGCGTGAGTTTGACGGTCTGAGTTACGAAGACATTGCGAGCGTTATGCAATGTCCGGTTGGTACCGTGCGCTCTCGCATTTTTCGCGCTCGGGAAGCCATTGATAAAGCCCTGCAGCCTTTGTTGCAGGAAACCTGA
- the lepA gene encoding translation elongation factor 4 has protein sequence MSDLSHIRNFSIIAHIDHGKSTLADRFIQMCGGLSEREMEAQVLDSMDLERERGITIKAHSVTLYYKAKDGITYQLNFIDTPGHVDFTYEVSRSLAACEGALLVVDAGQGVEAQSVANCYTAIEQGLEVMPVLNKMDLPQADPDRVKEEIEKIIGIDATDAVACSAKSGMGVDEVLERLVQTIPAPTGNIEDPLQALIIDSWFDNYLGVVSLVRVRHGRVKKGDKILVKSTGKIHLVDSVGVFNPKHTATVDLKAGEVGFIIAGIKDIHGAPVGDTLTLSTTPDVEVLPGFKRIQPQVYAGLFPVSSDDFEDFREALQKLTLNDSSLQYTPESSDALGFGFRCGFLGMLHMEIIQERLEREYDLDLITTAPTVIFELLLKTGETIYVDNPSKLPDLSSIEDMREPIVRANILVPQEHLGNVITLCIEKRGIQHDMLFLGTQVQVTYDLPMNEVVLDFFDRLKSTSRGYASLDYHFDRYQSANLVKLDVLINGDKVDALALIVHRDNAAYKGRALTEKMKELIPRQMFDVAIQAAIGGQIIARTTVKALRKNVLAKCYGGDVSRKRKLLEKQKAGKKRMKQVGNVEIPQEAFLAVLRLE, from the coding sequence GTGAGTGATTTGAGTCATATCCGCAATTTCTCCATCATCGCCCACATTGACCATGGCAAGTCGACGCTGGCTGACCGTTTCATTCAGATGTGCGGCGGCCTGTCCGAGCGCGAAATGGAAGCTCAGGTGCTTGATTCCATGGACCTGGAGCGTGAGCGCGGGATCACGATCAAGGCCCACAGCGTCACCCTTTATTACAAGGCAAAGGACGGCATCACCTACCAGCTGAACTTCATCGACACCCCGGGCCATGTCGACTTCACCTATGAAGTCAGTCGCTCGCTGGCCGCCTGCGAAGGCGCGCTGCTGGTGGTCGATGCCGGTCAAGGCGTGGAAGCGCAGTCCGTTGCCAACTGCTACACCGCCATCGAGCAGGGCCTGGAAGTCATGCCGGTCCTGAACAAGATGGACCTGCCGCAGGCCGATCCGGACCGCGTCAAGGAAGAGATCGAGAAGATCATCGGCATCGATGCCACCGACGCCGTCGCGTGCAGCGCCAAGAGCGGCATGGGCGTGGATGAGGTGCTGGAACGTCTGGTCCAGACCATTCCCGCGCCGACCGGCAACATCGAAGACCCGCTGCAAGCGTTGATCATCGACTCCTGGTTCGACAACTATCTGGGCGTTGTTTCCCTCGTTCGCGTGCGTCACGGCCGCGTCAAGAAGGGCGACAAGATCCTCGTCAAGTCGACCGGCAAGATTCACCTGGTCGACAGCGTGGGCGTTTTCAACCCCAAGCACACGGCTACGGTCGATCTGAAGGCAGGCGAAGTAGGCTTCATCATCGCAGGCATCAAGGACATTCACGGTGCACCGGTCGGTGACACCCTGACCCTGAGCACCACGCCTGACGTCGAAGTGCTGCCTGGTTTCAAACGCATTCAGCCGCAGGTTTACGCCGGTCTGTTTCCGGTCAGCTCCGACGACTTCGAAGATTTCCGCGAAGCGTTGCAGAAGCTCACCCTCAACGACTCGTCTCTGCAGTACACCCCGGAAAGCTCCGACGCGCTGGGCTTCGGCTTCCGTTGCGGCTTCCTCGGCATGCTGCACATGGAGATTATCCAGGAGCGCCTTGAGCGCGAATACGACCTGGACCTGATCACCACGGCGCCGACTGTAATCTTTGAGCTGTTGCTCAAGACCGGTGAAACCATTTACGTCGACAACCCGTCGAAGCTGCCGGACCTCTCCAGTATCGAGGACATGCGTGAGCCGATCGTACGGGCGAACATCCTTGTGCCTCAAGAGCACCTGGGCAACGTCATTACGCTGTGTATCGAAAAACGGGGTATTCAGCACGACATGCTGTTCCTCGGCACGCAGGTTCAAGTGACCTACGATCTGCCGATGAACGAAGTGGTCCTGGATTTCTTCGATCGCCTGAAGTCGACCAGCCGCGGCTACGCGTCGCTGGACTATCATTTCGATCGTTACCAGTCGGCGAACCTGGTGAAGCTGGATGTGCTGATCAACGGCGACAAGGTCGACGCGCTGGCGTTGATCGTGCACCGTGACAACGCGGCCTACAAAGGGCGGGCGTTGACTGAAAAGATGAAAGAACTGATTCCTCGTCAGATGTTCGACGTGGCAATCCAGGCTGCCATCGGCGGCCAGATTATCGCGCGTACAACCGTCAAGGCGCTCAGAAAGAACGTACTGGCCAAATGTTACGGCGGCGACGTGAGCCGTAAACGCAAACTGCTTGAAAAGCAGAAGGCCGGTAAGAAACGCATGAAGCAGGTCGGCAACGTGGAAATTCCACAAGAAGCCTTCCTTGCAGTGCTCAGGTTGGAATAG
- a CDS encoding anti sigma-E factor RseA C-terminal domain-containing protein, with product MSREALQESLSAVMDNEADELELRRVLNAIDDADTRATWSRYQIARAAMHKELLMPHLDISAAVSAAIADEISPLKAGRGPWRTLGRLAVAASVTVAVLAGVRLYNQDEIAGAQLAQQSAQPANVAMPQVKGPAVLAGYTESEQAPGPMASGVMQNQAGWHDQRLPGYLRQHAQQAALKGTESALPYARAASLENR from the coding sequence ATGAGTCGTGAAGCCCTGCAGGAATCGCTGTCCGCGGTGATGGATAACGAAGCGGACGAATTGGAATTACGTCGAGTGCTCAATGCAATCGACGATGCGGATACACGTGCCACATGGTCGCGTTATCAAATTGCTCGTGCAGCAATGCATAAAGAATTGCTGATGCCTCACCTGGACATCTCGGCTGCCGTATCTGCCGCGATTGCCGATGAAATCAGCCCGCTGAAGGCCGGTCGCGGTCCTTGGCGCACGCTCGGTCGTCTGGCTGTTGCGGCTTCGGTCACCGTGGCTGTTCTGGCAGGCGTTCGCTTGTACAACCAGGACGAGATTGCAGGTGCCCAACTTGCTCAGCAATCGGCACAGCCTGCCAACGTCGCCATGCCTCAGGTAAAAGGCCCGGCGGTTCTGGCCGGTTACACCGAAAGCGAGCAGGCTCCAGGCCCGATGGCCAGCGGCGTCATGCAGAACCAGGCCGGCTGGCACGACCAGCGCCTGCCAGGTTACTTGCGTCAACACGCTCAACAAGCTGCGTTGAAAGGCACTGAAAGCGCTCTGCCGTATGCACGCGCCGCCAGCCTGGAAAACCGTTAA
- a CDS encoding DegQ family serine endoprotease — translation MAAVLMLGQVLTAQAEALPDFTSLVEQASPAVVNISTRQKLPDRSVAQGQAPDLEGLPPMLREFLERSMPPGSRPPGSGKGDRQREAQSLGSGFIISADGFILTNNHVIDGADEILVRLSDRSEMKAKLIGTDPRTDVAVLKIDGKDLPTVKLGNSDKLKVGEWVLAIGSPFGFDHSVTKGIVSAKGRSLPNDTYVPFIQTDVAINPGNSGGPLFNMAGEVVGINSQIFTRSGGFMGLSFAIPIDVAMDVANQLKANGKVNRGWLGVVIQEVNKDLAESFGLDKPAGALVAQVLDDGPAAKGGLQVGDVILSANGTPIVMSADLPHLIGNLKDGSKAELEVIRDGKRQKLTVTVGALPAEGEEMGAADSGVERNSNRLGVSVTDLTAEQMKSLDLKGGVLIKDVQDGPASLIGLQTGDVITHLNNQAITSAKQFTEVAKSLPKNRSVSMRVLRQGRATFITFKLAE, via the coding sequence ATGGCCGCCGTGCTGATGCTCGGTCAGGTCCTCACTGCGCAGGCCGAAGCCCTGCCGGACTTCACATCGCTGGTGGAGCAGGCTTCGCCCGCCGTTGTGAACATCAGTACTCGCCAGAAGCTGCCGGATCGCTCGGTGGCTCAAGGGCAAGCGCCAGATCTCGAAGGTCTGCCACCGATGTTGCGCGAATTTCTGGAGCGCAGCATGCCGCCGGGGTCGCGTCCGCCAGGGTCGGGCAAGGGCGACCGCCAGCGCGAAGCGCAATCGCTGGGTTCGGGTTTCATCATCTCCGCGGATGGTTTTATCCTGACCAACAACCACGTGATCGACGGGGCTGACGAGATCCTCGTGCGTCTGTCCGATCGCAGCGAAATGAAAGCCAAGCTTATCGGCACCGACCCGCGCACCGATGTGGCGGTTCTGAAGATCGATGGCAAGGATCTGCCAACCGTCAAACTGGGCAACTCCGACAAGCTGAAAGTCGGCGAGTGGGTCTTGGCCATCGGTTCGCCGTTCGGTTTTGATCACTCGGTGACCAAAGGTATCGTCAGCGCCAAGGGCCGCAGCCTGCCGAACGACACCTATGTGCCGTTCATCCAGACTGACGTGGCGATCAACCCGGGTAACTCCGGTGGTCCGCTTTTCAACATGGCCGGTGAAGTCGTGGGTATCAACTCGCAAATCTTCACCCGCTCCGGCGGTTTCATGGGGCTGTCGTTTGCGATTCCGATCGACGTGGCCATGGACGTTGCCAATCAGCTCAAGGCGAACGGCAAAGTTAACCGTGGCTGGCTGGGTGTCGTGATTCAGGAAGTGAACAAGGATCTGGCCGAGTCGTTTGGTCTGGACAAACCGGCCGGTGCGCTGGTGGCGCAGGTTCTTGACGACGGCCCGGCAGCCAAAGGCGGTCTGCAGGTCGGTGACGTGATTCTCAGCGCCAACGGCACGCCTATCGTCATGTCGGCGGATTTGCCACACCTGATCGGCAACCTGAAGGACGGCAGCAAGGCCGAGCTGGAAGTCATTCGCGACGGCAAGCGCCAGAAGCTGACCGTGACGGTAGGGGCTCTGCCGGCTGAAGGCGAAGAGATGGGCGCAGCTGATTCGGGTGTGGAGCGCAACAGCAACCGCCTGGGCGTTTCGGTCACTGACCTGACCGCTGAGCAAATGAAGTCTTTGGACCTCAAAGGCGGCGTCTTGATCAAAGACGTGCAGGACGGTCCGGCTTCGCTGATCGGCCTGCAAACCGGCGATGTGATCACTCACCTGAATAATCAGGCTATCACCTCGGCCAAGCAGTTCACTGAGGTGGCCAAAAGCCTGCCGAAGAATCGCTCGGTCTCGATGCGGGTTCTGCGTCAGGGGCGCGCCACGTTCATCACCTTCAAACTGGCGGAATAA
- the rnc gene encoding ribonuclease III: MSVSLSRLERQLGYTFKDQELMVLALTHRSFAGRNNERLEFLGDAILNFVAGEALFERFPQAREGQLSRLRARLVKGETLALLARGFDLGEYLRLGSGELKSGGFRRESILADALEALIGAIYLDSGMEMARERVLAWLASEFESLTLVDTNKDPKTRLQEFLQSRACELPRYEVVDIQGEPHCRTFFVECEITLLNEKSRGQGVSRRIAEQVAAAAALIALGVENGND, translated from the coding sequence GTGAGCGTGTCATTGAGTCGCCTGGAGCGTCAGCTCGGCTATACCTTCAAGGATCAGGAACTGATGGTTCTGGCCTTGACCCACCGTAGTTTTGCCGGCCGCAACAACGAGCGTCTGGAATTCCTCGGTGATGCCATCCTCAACTTCGTGGCAGGGGAAGCGCTGTTCGAGCGTTTTCCCCAGGCCCGTGAAGGTCAGCTGTCGCGTCTGCGCGCCCGGCTGGTAAAAGGTGAAACCCTGGCGCTGCTGGCCCGTGGTTTCGACCTGGGTGAGTATCTGCGATTGGGCTCCGGTGAGCTCAAGAGCGGTGGCTTCCGTCGTGAATCGATTCTGGCGGATGCGCTGGAGGCGTTGATTGGCGCGATCTATCTGGATTCCGGCATGGAGATGGCGCGTGAACGCGTTCTCGCCTGGCTGGCCAGCGAGTTCGAGAGTCTGACGCTGGTCGACACCAACAAAGACCCTAAAACCCGACTGCAGGAATTCCTTCAGTCCCGCGCCTGTGAATTGCCGCGCTACGAAGTGGTGGACATTCAGGGCGAACCGCATTGCCGAACGTTTTTCGTCGAATGCGAGATCACCTTATTGAACGAAAAAAGCCGGGGACAAGGTGTCAGCCGTCGCATTGCCGAACAGGTAGCCGCGGCCGCAGCCCTCATCGCCCTGGGTGTGGAGAACGGCAATGACTGA
- a CDS encoding DUF4845 domain-containing protein, with protein sequence MTSAGSQKGLSFIGWLVLLAVLAFAASTAAKVVPHYLDYMSMKKIIEAAGTDNAAEINTTRDFYDYVAKGMQVNNIRDLDLNKALSVTTENNRFLAHLKYENREPLIQNIDLVVKFDHEFSVGKP encoded by the coding sequence ATGACATCTGCCGGTTCGCAAAAAGGCTTGTCGTTTATTGGGTGGCTGGTGTTGCTGGCTGTCCTTGCATTTGCCGCGAGTACCGCAGCCAAAGTGGTGCCGCACTACCTCGATTACATGTCGATGAAGAAAATCATCGAAGCCGCCGGTACGGACAATGCCGCAGAAATCAACACGACCAGGGATTTCTACGACTACGTCGCCAAAGGCATGCAGGTCAATAACATTCGGGATTTGGATTTGAACAAGGCGTTAAGTGTGACGACGGAGAACAACAGGTTCCTCGCCCATTTGAAATACGAGAATCGTGAGCCACTGATCCAGAACATCGATCTGGTGGTCAAGTTCGACCACGAATTCAGCGTGGGTAAACCGTGA